The Candidatus Paceibacterota bacterium genome contains a region encoding:
- the rpoD gene encoding RNA polymerase sigma factor RpoD has product MARRSSEGGADESFGISKAQLDELLSRGKSKGFVTEHEIIHIVPDVEEDIAGLEYLYEQLEQHNIRIETAVDVIDLSEEKEDHGKKTKKEVDEELSNISLDNIANDSVQMYLREIGRVALLTGEEEVQLAKRKEKNDVAAKQKLAEANLRLVVSIAKKYVGRSANLSLLDLIQEGNIGLFRAVEKFDYRKGYKFSTYATWWIRQAITRAIADQSRTIRIPVHMVETINKFSQITRRLVQDLGREPLPEEIAAEMGVEVEKVRHIMKISQDTVSLETSVGDDDDESTLRDFIEDTETVLPSQAAGRQLLKEYVKDILVELSPREQKILKLRFGLEDGVTHTLEEIGQEFGVTRERIRQIEAKALEKIKKHKESRKLMDY; this is encoded by the coding sequence ATGGCGAGAAGATCGTCCGAAGGTGGCGCTGATGAAAGCTTTGGGATAAGCAAGGCGCAGCTGGACGAGCTCCTGAGCAGGGGAAAGTCAAAAGGGTTTGTCACCGAGCATGAGATAATTCATATTGTTCCGGACGTGGAAGAGGATATTGCGGGCCTTGAATATCTTTATGAACAATTGGAACAGCACAATATCAGGATCGAAACTGCGGTTGATGTGATCGATCTTTCGGAAGAAAAAGAGGACCACGGAAAAAAGACCAAAAAAGAGGTTGATGAGGAATTGAGCAATATATCGCTCGACAACATTGCGAATGACTCAGTTCAGATGTATCTTCGCGAGATCGGAAGGGTCGCGCTTCTCACCGGTGAGGAAGAAGTCCAGCTTGCGAAGAGAAAGGAAAAGAACGATGTGGCGGCAAAGCAGAAGCTGGCGGAAGCAAATCTCCGCCTTGTTGTCAGCATTGCAAAAAAATATGTTGGCAGGAGCGCGAACTTGAGCCTTTTGGATCTTATACAGGAAGGGAATATCGGCCTTTTTCGCGCCGTTGAAAAATTTGATTACAGGAAGGGATATAAGTTTTCGACATATGCGACGTGGTGGATCAGACAGGCTATCACGAGGGCAATTGCCGACCAGTCAAGAACGATCAGGATCCCAGTCCATATGGTCGAGACGATAAATAAGTTCTCACAGATAACCAGAAGGCTGGTTCAGGATCTCGGTCGTGAACCGCTTCCGGAAGAGATCGCAGCTGAAATGGGAGTTGAGGTCGAGAAGGTCAGGCACATCATGAAAATTTCGCAGGACACGGTTTCACTTGAAACGTCGGTCGGAGATGATGACGATGAAAGCACGCTCAGAGATTTCATCGAAGACACGGAAACGGTACTGCCGTCTCAGGCTGCAGGAAGGCAGCTTCTGAAAGAATACGTCAAGGATATCCTGGTCGAGCTTTCACCGAGGGAACAGAAGATCCTGAAGCTCAGATTCGGCTTGGAAGACGGCGTAACGCATACTCTCGAAGAGATCGGGCAGGAGTTCGGTGTGACCAGGGAAAGGATCAGGCAGATCGAGGCAAAAGCGCTCGAGAAGATCAAAAAACACAAAGAGTCCAGGAAGCTGATGGATTACTAG